A segment of the Lolium perenne isolate Kyuss_39 chromosome 3, Kyuss_2.0, whole genome shotgun sequence genome:
TGCAAGCTGCATTTAAGAAGATGCAGCGGTGAAAAATGTGAAAACAAAGACTGGCATGACAGAGCAACACATGAGTTGTCATGGAAGTGGATGCATAGAGAGAGCGAGACAGTGAAGGACAAACGGGGGTAGGAGGGACAGACCTTTGCAACTCCTTTAGGTGGATATTCACCATTTAACCGGGGATCTATGCACTGTTTAACCTTATCTTCTGTTAACCTCGGTGTAGCCTGCACAATAGAAGCTATATATGCTCAGAAAACTGACTAACAAATTCTCATGTAAGGATGGTGATGTGTCTTCTTATGATAAATGAGTAAAACTATAACGTGGTCATTACCCATGTAACCAGGCTCTGCTGTCCTCTAGGCATTGTATGGTCCACAGGCTTTCTTCCTGTCAGAAGTTCCAAGAGAACGACTCCAAAACTATATACATCACTTTTCTGGGTCAGCTGACCAGTCATTGCATACCTGCAGAAAGTTTATATGACACACTCCACGTTACCAAAATGGTGTTACTTAATAATAGTACTATGTACTTTCAGGATTCTGCAGACAACCGCATCAGCTCAAGCAAGATTCTCTATAGTCAGTATCACAGTAGCAGAGTGGTTACTGCTAGGTGGGCTTGACTTGTTTCTGACTAGTTACAGATCTGGTTAGTAGCAGATAAAATATTTCAATTTCATGGCTACATCTGCTAAATACTAGAACTGCACCCCCTCCACCTGGATTAATTTCTCTTTTTTGGAATGTTAGTATACAATAAGCCGGTCTTACCTGGCCAAACAAGCTTGACGAGGGGCTTTTCATATAACTGTCCTCAAGTGGGGCTACAATGTTGTAACAATAGACAAGTGACAATGGGCTGGGCTCTACATCGACACAAGAATCTCAAATATTTTTATAGAAGAGCCAGAATGTCAAATGCATGCCAGGGTGGGATTGATTTCTAATGTTGCATCTAGATGTGCTTATCTGTCAACTCAAcatgtttttttttccttttgagaAACTATGTAGGTATCACTTGGTTTATCGATATATCGCAGAGTCCATTAGGCAAGTGCATACAGCACACAAAACTAAATTTAGCAATAAAATAGTCATCCAAATACTAATTCGTTGTAGGCCTTTGGTAATTGTTAGTGACCCTAGTACTAACTCATCATAGGCACTCTGTAGTTTTTTAAGTGAGAAATTTTACTCTGGAGCGTGATAGCCGAAGGTTCCCAACACACGAGTAGAATGCAGCCGAGCAGCCATATCTGGAGCCTGATTTGAGAGATTGAAGTCTGCAATCTTGGCCTTGAAGTCCTCAAATAAGAGGATATTACTTGATCTAACATCTCTATGCACGATAGAAGGTTGAACCTTCTCATGCAGATATTCAAGTCCTTTGGCAGCGTCAACAGCGATTTTCATTCGCTGCATCCAATCAAGTGCAGGACCAGGTTGTGCACCCTGTACTCCTTTTCTTCCTGTTAACACAAGTGAGGAAAAAAATTGCTTACAAATACACAATAAATGTACCAACCCAATTCCCACATTCCAGATGAGAACAGGAAATTTTCTATCCAATTGTGGAGTGTGATGGATATGCGTAATCATACCATGTAGAATATCATGCAGAGAACCCATGGTTGCAAATTCATAGGCTACTATACGAAGATTACGCTCCATACAGTACCCCAAAATATCTACGAAGTTTTCATGTTTCAGTCTTGAAACCAAGGAAACCTAACATCAGAAAATAAGGATTACTGTTTAGAGACACTTCATACGTTGAAAAATGTCAATGATATAGCCAAGAGAATGATTTCAATCTTTAGTAGCAAAGACAACCTGAGTCAAGAATTCCGAGGTGGTCTCGTTTTCAGTGGAATCAAGTTTCTTCACAGCCATTTTTGTCCCGTTATCAAGGACAGCATAGTACACTCTCCCATAAGACCCTTCTCCTATCAGAGCCGTTGCCCCGAAATCATCAGTCTTTTCTATCAGTTCGTCCAATGATAGAACAGGAATATCGATAGAGAGAGCTGAATCTTGTGGCTCGGCTTTCACAGTAGCAGAATCTTTCAAACCCTTTCTCATTCCTTGGAAAAGAAGAGACGAATTAACATCAGATTCTATATTAGAATGGTGGCAAATCTCAGATCATGCATCAGAACAGAGTTTTAAGTTCACATAGCATGGCAATTATAACATAATCAATAGAGGATACAATCAAGTTAAAACGAGCGTACCATCTACATTACTTGTTGGCGCCTTGGCATGCCCATTTTCACGCTCATCAAACTCAGCATCTTGACGGCTGCAGCAAATCCAGCGACGCCACATTACTCTCTCTTTGCCTTGTTTTTGCGCCTACTCTGTAAAGCACATAAAAGTTTACCAGGAGAATATAATATGATTGAAACAGGAGTATGTCTAACTTCAGATCTCCGATCATCTCCTTACAACTGAAGCAGGCCCAAAATGCCACGGAAGTTGGCGGCCAAAAGCAGCATATAATAAATTCTAGGACAGCACTATTCCAACCACCATCAGGGCCGGCCCTAGTGGGTGGGCAGGGTGTGCGGCCGCCCAGGGCCCTAAAAATCTGGGGGG
Coding sequences within it:
- the LOC127345014 gene encoding PTI1-like tyrosine-protein kinase 2, which codes for MWRRWICCSRQDAEFDERENGHAKAPTSNVDGMRKGLKDSATVKAEPQDSALSIDIPVLSLDELIEKTDDFGATALIGEGSYGRVYYAVLDNGTKMAVKKLDSTENETTSEFLTQVSLVSRLKHENFVDILGYCMERNLRIVAYEFATMGSLHDILHGRKGVQGAQPGPALDWMQRMKIAVDAAKGLEYLHEKVQPSIVHRDVRSSNILLFEDFKAKIADFNLSNQAPDMAARLHSTRVLGTFGYHAPEYAMTGQLTQKSDVYSFGVVLLELLTGRKPVDHTMPRGQQSLVTWATPRLTEDKVKQCIDPRLNGEYPPKGVAKLAAVAALCVQYEAEFRPSMSIVVKALSPLTLNKQTPPAPPPALWTVDSHTELTEK